Proteins found in one Synechococcus sp. LA31 genomic segment:
- a CDS encoding TspO/MBR family protein, whose product MTAAIVILLVIGTLVVVIMPSQDDFAWFLRLRRPGWLTFEALIPLIWLTIYACFYASALLVWYRTSSWWLMSGYLLLLLLVQSYTWLICRTRRLANGTGVGLAGWLWGVALSVLVLRVSQPAVFLLIPYLLWSPVGTLVTWQMQRLNR is encoded by the coding sequence ATGACTGCCGCGATCGTGATCCTGTTGGTGATTGGCACTTTGGTGGTGGTGATCATGCCCAGCCAGGACGACTTCGCCTGGTTCCTGCGTCTGCGCCGGCCCGGCTGGCTCACCTTTGAAGCACTCATCCCGCTGATCTGGTTGACGATCTACGCCTGCTTCTATGCCTCGGCGTTGCTGGTGTGGTACCGCACAAGCAGCTGGTGGTTGATGAGCGGCTACCTGCTCCTGCTGCTGTTGGTGCAGAGCTACACCTGGCTGATCTGCCGCACCCGCCGCTTGGCCAATGGCACCGGCGTGGGGCTGGCGGGTTGGCTCTGGGGCGTCGCCCTGAGTGTGTTGGTGCTTCGGGTGTCGCAGCCGGCGGTCTTCCTGTTGATTCCCTATCTGCTGTGGAGCCCGGTGGGCACGCTGGTGACCTGGCAGATGCAACGGCTCAACCGCTGA
- the psbA gene encoding photosystem II q(b) protein gives MTTTLRAAWVNPWPSFCSWITNTGNRIYIGWFGVLMIPTLLTATVVFAMAFVAAPAVDVDGIREPVSGALLSGNNLITAAVVPSSNAIGLHFYPLWEASSLEEWLYNGGPYQLIVFHFLIGISAWMGRQWELSYRLGMRPWIAVAYSAPWAAAMAVFLVYPMGQGSFSDGMPLGISGTFNFMLVLQAEHNVLMHPLHMLAVAGSFGGALLAALHGSLVTSSLVRETTEQESINRGYLFGQEQPTYNIVAAHGYLGRLIMPYATSDNSRSVHFLLAAWPVIGIWCSALAVSSFAFNLNGFNFNQSVLDHQGRMIATWADLLNRANLGIEAMHERNAHQFPLDLAAAPKPTAELA, from the coding sequence ATGACAACAACGCTTCGTGCGGCCTGGGTGAATCCCTGGCCGAGTTTCTGCAGTTGGATCACCAACACCGGCAACCGGATCTACATCGGCTGGTTCGGCGTGCTGATGATTCCCACCCTGCTCACCGCAACGGTGGTTTTCGCCATGGCATTCGTGGCAGCACCAGCGGTGGATGTGGATGGAATCCGTGAGCCCGTGAGTGGAGCCCTGCTCAGCGGTAACAATCTGATCACTGCCGCTGTGGTGCCGAGCTCCAATGCCATCGGCCTGCACTTTTATCCCCTCTGGGAAGCCTCCAGCCTGGAGGAATGGCTCTACAACGGCGGGCCTTATCAACTCATCGTGTTCCACTTCCTGATCGGCATCAGCGCCTGGATGGGCCGCCAGTGGGAGCTCTCCTATCGGTTAGGGATGCGCCCCTGGATCGCTGTGGCCTATTCAGCACCATGGGCGGCTGCGATGGCGGTGTTTCTGGTGTATCCGATGGGGCAGGGATCGTTTTCCGATGGGATGCCGTTGGGCATCTCCGGCACCTTCAATTTCATGTTGGTGCTGCAGGCGGAGCACAACGTGTTAATGCACCCACTGCACATGCTGGCCGTGGCCGGCAGCTTTGGCGGAGCCCTGCTGGCGGCGCTGCACGGCTCGCTGGTCACCAGCAGCCTGGTGCGCGAAACCACCGAACAAGAATCAATCAACCGGGGCTATTTATTCGGGCAGGAGCAACCCACCTACAACATTGTGGCGGCCCATGGCTACCTGGGTCGGCTGATCATGCCTTACGCCACGAGCGATAACAGCCGCAGTGTGCATTTTCTCTTGGCTGCCTGGCCCGTGATCGGCATCTGGTGCTCGGCCCTAGCCGTGAGCAGCTTTGCGTTCAATCTCAATGGCTTCAACTTCAATCAGTCAGTGCTCGATCACCAGGGCCGCATGATTGCCACCTGGGCCGATCTACTCAACCGCGCCAACCTAGGCATCGAAGCAATGCATGAGCGCAACGCCCACCAATTCCCCCTCGATCTGGCGGCAGCACCAAAGCCCACAGCAGAGCTGGCCTGA
- the chrA gene encoding chromate efflux transporter, which yields MGAERGVSLLEASRFWWRLGWVSFGGPAGQIALLHHELVEQRRWLSERRYLHALNFCMLLPGPEATQLATYLGWLMHGWLGGVIAGVLFLLPSALLLSLLAWLYALWGAMPWMEALFAALKPAVLAIVIVAAWRLGRRTLRTPLHGALALVALLLLSSDAVPYPALVLGAALVGWLAMRLRPGWLLPRAQRAIAAATGPGDGELPEAIHGDHTPTPAHAQFSRSALLRALLAWGTAFMLPLAALVLASGWDGVLSQMGRFFTQVALVSFGGAYAVLPYVAQGAVEHHHWLSAGQMLDGLALGETTPGPLIMVLAFVGFMGGWNTGAGGWAAAAVTVWFTFLPSFGFILVGAPLVEASRGDQRFTAPLTAITAALVGVIASLTIFFAVPVLWPSAGFDAPAALVVAASLLLLLRCRWGVIRLIGAAALLGLLRYSLSLLPW from the coding sequence ATGGGGGCGGAGCGCGGCGTGAGCCTGCTCGAGGCTTCGCGTTTTTGGTGGCGCCTCGGCTGGGTCAGTTTTGGTGGGCCTGCCGGTCAGATCGCGCTGTTGCACCACGAACTGGTGGAGCAGCGCCGTTGGCTGAGTGAACGGCGCTACTTGCATGCCCTCAATTTCTGCATGCTGCTGCCGGGGCCTGAGGCCACCCAGCTGGCCACCTACTTGGGCTGGCTGATGCATGGCTGGCTGGGTGGTGTGATCGCCGGTGTGCTGTTTCTGCTGCCCTCGGCGCTGCTGCTCAGCCTGCTGGCCTGGCTCTATGCGCTCTGGGGCGCGATGCCCTGGATGGAGGCGCTGTTCGCCGCGCTCAAGCCGGCCGTGTTGGCCATCGTGATCGTGGCTGCCTGGCGGCTGGGGCGGCGCACCCTGCGTACGCCCTTGCATGGGGCATTGGCGTTGGTGGCGTTGCTGCTGTTGAGCAGTGATGCTGTTCCCTATCCGGCACTGGTGCTGGGGGCAGCCCTTGTGGGTTGGCTGGCGATGCGGCTGCGGCCGGGCTGGCTGCTGCCACGGGCGCAACGCGCCATCGCGGCGGCCACGGGCCCAGGCGATGGCGAGTTGCCGGAGGCGATCCATGGCGACCACACCCCCACCCCTGCCCATGCCCAGTTCAGCCGTTCAGCACTGTTGCGTGCCCTGCTGGCCTGGGGAACGGCCTTCATGCTGCCGTTGGCGGCGCTGGTGTTGGCGAGCGGTTGGGATGGGGTGCTCAGCCAGATGGGGCGCTTTTTCACGCAGGTGGCCCTGGTGAGTTTCGGGGGGGCCTATGCCGTGTTGCCCTACGTGGCCCAGGGGGCCGTGGAGCATCACCACTGGCTCTCGGCAGGGCAGATGCTGGATGGGTTGGCGCTGGGTGAAACCACGCCCGGGCCGCTAATCATGGTGCTGGCCTTTGTGGGCTTCATGGGCGGTTGGAACACCGGTGCCGGCGGCTGGGCGGCAGCGGCCGTCACCGTTTGGTTCACCTTTTTGCCCTCTTTCGGTTTCATCCTGGTGGGTGCGCCGCTGGTGGAGGCCAGCCGCGGCGATCAGCGCTTCACAGCTCCGCTTACGGCGATCACGGCAGCCTTGGTGGGCGTGATCGCCAGCTTGACCATCTTTTTCGCTGTGCCCGTGTTGTGGCCCAGCGCTGGCTTTGATGCCCCAGCGGCTCTGGTGGTGGCGGCATCGCTGCTGTTGCTGTTGCGATGCCGCTGGGGGGTGATTCGGCTGATCGGCGCGGCAGCGCTCCTGGGGCTGCTGCGCTACAGCCTCAGCCTGCTGCCTTGGTGA